The DNA region ttatttttagatttttgaaagAAGGTCTTATTATATAGTcccatctgtcctggaactcataaagaGAAAAGGCTAATTTTGCCCGTGTTTCATCTTAAAGACCTCAGTCCTTTGCTGTGGCCCTGTTGCTCTGTACTTGTACTAAGGCAGCAGGAGTCATTCATGACTGGGAAGTAAAAGGAAGAGCCTGACTCCCATTGTCTTCTAGCTGAAGCCGCCAATAACTCTTTCTAGACCGTGGTGCTTCTGACTTGATGAGACCCTTCTATGCCCCACCCCCTAAAGCAGGAATACCTTCTTGGGGCTAAGCCTTTAGCACTGGGCCTTTTGGAGAATAATTAGCCAGATGGTACCACTTACTGTAGTACTTTAGGTTCAGTTTTGTTAGAGTGTAGTAGAGCCATTTGCCTTTTAGATACTTTAATCAGTGGCTTTACTTACGAGGTTGTTcagaaaggaattttaaaaaccatttagtgttgtgtctgagtgtgtgtttgtgtgtctgaatgtgtgtctgtgtatgtaggttagaggacaatttgtgggagctGTGCTGTCCACCATGCAGGTTCCAGAGAACAAACTCACGTTGTTGAGCTTTGAAGCAAATGccttatccattgagccatctcaacagtcctgtgttgttttgtttcaagatagATCtcacgtagaccaggctgtcctcaaacttgctatgcagctgaggatgtccttgaactttgtatttgtatgtgtgtttgtttgttgtttttttccttctggcaGTTGAAGAAGAGTTTTTtggagggagatgggaggaaaCCCATAAATGCAgtagacacacagaaaaaaaaaatgacctcagCAGTACAGAGCGAGGACTGTTTGCTCGCCTAATTTTGGGTTGGTCAGTTTGAAGAAAGCAAGATGGTTGGCTGGCCCAGAACTACTGTGAGGCATGTCCTGAGCCAgtccagcagcagcaccagcttCTAGTAGGAAACAAAGTCTACAAAGCCTTTGTTTTAAGTTGCTGGGCTTTCATCTTACATCTGGAGGGCAAGGAGGAAGCTGGCCATCTTGGAAATTTGCCGCCTTTATTACCCAGCCCATAGCCTCTCTCCCCTTCTGTATGCCTACCACAGAATCTGCCTACGTCCtaatttctccttccctcctctcagaggtCACCCTAACTGCTCTTAGGGCACTCAGGGAGAAGGATGTGGGCAGCAGTCCCAGTGCCTCAGAGGGGAGTCGATATAAGGTGCCACAATAAAACTTTACCAGTGGCAGTGATCTAGGACATAAGATACTCATTTGGTGATGGTGTGTATCTTCGGAGCTTGCCATATGAGTGCATCAGCATTTGTAACATAAAATGTGAGGCTGTTAGTGGTGCTGTAATTCTTGCTGAGAATGTAGTTGGAAAAATAGCTGGGCAGTTTTGCCCTTACTAGAGGAAGCAAACGATCTAAGGAATCCTTGGCAGGCTCTTGTATCAATTTGAGACTGATGATTTTTCTGCCACCGTTGTCTACCATAAGATGTACACTATGGGCTGGGCAGTGGcgacgcatgcctttaatgccagcacttgggaggcagaagcaggcggatttctgaattcaaggccagtctggtctacagagtgagttacaggacagccagggctatacagaaaaactctgtctcgaaaaacaaaaaacaaaaaacaaaaaaaaattagtataaaaTGATGTTCATGCTCTTCCATTTCATTATTCTATCCAGAAAATTCACCCAAACAAGAAACTGGAATTACTGAAGGCCAAGGACCagtaggggaagaagaggagaagaaaaaacagaaaagaggtaAGGCCTACACCCAGTTCTGACTTATGCAAATACTCCTTCCCTTTATAGAAGGTAGGCTGTGAGCTGAGGGAAGCACATCTTGTTGGCGGAAACCAGGCATGGGGGCTCGTGCTCTAAACGTTAGTATTGGAGAGACCAAGGCTGGAGCACTGCTGGGAATTCAGGGCCAGCTCAGCTACATAGAGACTCTAGTCTCAAGAAAAGCAAAACTAGCTAGTCATGGTaggacacctttaatctcaacacttgggaaacGAAGGTGAATGATctcagtaagttccaggacagccagggatatgtatGTATCCTGccttaaaaggagaaacaaaatttaTTCAGAATACATGCATGTTTTCCCCTATGTGCATTTAAAATATAACCAGCCTGCTGAAGGTTCCTTTCTGTTGAAATGTTTTTGACactaaactctttcctctctaaaacagtctttgggctggagcacCCATCCCCTGTCCACCTCTTCCTCACTGTTTTGTGACTAAAATGAGCCCTTTTCTTTTTTacgatttatttttattttatatgaatgggtattttgcctgtggAAGATAGACAGTAGGAGTCAcactctggagctagagttacaagggGTTGTTAATAGTCATGTGGGCACCGGGAACCAAACCTGGGATCATCTTAGAAGCATCAAGTGtacttaactcctgagccatttttccagcctattttaaagattttgctcTCCCCTATCTTCCCTTggttctgggcattgaacctaAGGCCTTCTGCATGCTACTTCAAGAGAGATCTCTACCAAGAGTCTATTGCTCCCTTTTCTTCActgttctctgtgttctcagtCAGACCTCTGTACTAAAGGGACTCTAATTCCACCCCATACCCGTCACTCACTGCTATTCCAGCCTGACTTTATTTAACCTTACTGAAACTATTGTAAAAGTCACCAGTGTCTTGGTAGGAAGACTGAGTAGGAAGAACACATGAACCTTTCTGAAGTGTGAATTTCTCTGGTTTGTCTGTCTATGTAAACCTCTTTTCTTCCAGATGTCCCTTAAATATTACTTCCCAGGCCCTCATTCTGCTCAGTCTCCCAGGATGCGTCTGTCATATCTCTAACTTCTGCTACAGCATATATTTTGTGATTCCTAAATCTGTATCTCTGCACCTGGCACATGTCAAGCTGGAAATGTGCATGATCCCCACAGATACATGAAGCACTTCCAAAGTTAAACTGATTCTTTATTGCCCCCTTTTTGGCGAGGTAGCACAATTGTCTTGTCATCTAATCTGGAAATCCAAAAGCTGTGCTGGGCTCAGTTCTCTTTAATAGTCCTAAAACCtgccctttctgtttctcctgctctTAACTCTGTGACTAGCAGCTGTTACGGATGCCATATTGGGTTTCTATTTTGATGACTTTCTGCTGGAGAGAATGCAAAAAATGTATTTGCCTCTCTTTTCACCTTACTCTGATAGGACCCCCCCCTTCACACTACAGCCAACATGATCCCCACAAGTGTcagtctttcattttttcctctcttcaaTGGCTATGCTTTGCCCAATGTAGTCACGCCTGAGCTTGGCTCCAGTTCCTTATGACTTCTGACGTCCTGTGCTACATATCCATAAGCATTCTCCAGTAAGACAGTGTGCTTCCTAGATATAATGTCTTTCTCTTAGACTGAATATATGTGTGTCTTGTACCTGAATACTCTCTTCTTTAACATTCACCTTAGAAGTCACTTGAAGAAACGtttcctgtttgttgttgttctttttaacttatttattgtGTTGGGTGTGGTGTCGgctcatacttttaatcccagcactcaggagacagaggcaggtggatttctgagttccaggacagcctgggctatacagagaaacactatcttgaaaaaaaccaaaactgtatCTATTTATTGTATGTAGAAGGTGATATACATGTGTGggtgtcagaggacagtttgcaggaaccagttctctccttatagcacatgggttctggggtttgaactcaggtcatcaggcttgacagcagacACCTTTACTTGCTAACAAATCCACAGGCCTGTAAGACATGGTCTTACTAAGTaagccaggctggacttgaactcagtgcTGCTGATActacaggcctgcaccaccatgtctggtaaACACCCCCACCACCTGTCATTTTAATAGACTTgagtctgggggtggggtgggaactgTGTCCTGTTTATCTTTGCAGCCTGTGTCCTTAGTGCAGTgcccagcacatagtaggtaccAGTTGGTAAATGTTTATTGGATACGTAGCTTGGGTAATTTTGTATTAGAAAAGAACTTAAAAGCAAAGCAGAAGACTCAGTATTGTGTAGTGTTTTATAACTCTGAAGAAggaattgaatgttttctttcttaatgaaGGTGGAAGAGgtcaaataaaacagaagaagaagacagtACCACAGAAGGTCACGATAGCCAAAATTCCCAGAGCAAAGAAGAAATATGTGACAAGAGTGTGTGGCCTTGCAACTTTTGGTGAgttgagtttgtttctttgttttcagccTCAGAATATAGCAGCTTAGATGTCTAAGCTGAAGTCTGTCTGTATCTTGAAATACCACACTTCTGCTGCATGCTTGTCTTTGTGGTTTTGGAGAGGCTACATCCCCAGCTTCCAGACAGCTCTAGATGCCAAAGGGATGCCAAAGGAGGTGTTGCATTTCtccccatttttgtttgttttgttttgttttgttttgttttattttatatgtatgggtgtttcacctacatgcatgcctgtgcaccatgtgtctgCCTGGTGTGAGAGGGTGCCAggttctctggaactagagttacagacagttgggggccaccatgtgggtgcttggaattggaCCCAGAGCTTCTacagaagcagccagtgctcttaaccactgagcaatctgtCTTTCTGGCCCTTGTTCTAAAAAGTTTGTTTAGACaagatcttgctctgtagcccaggctaacctgtaTCTTGCTGTCTAGTTCAGGCAGTCcacccaccttattttttaagtgttGGGGATTAAAAGCACGTGCCATGTTGAGCacgtttagttttgttttctgttgttgttgctgtaagGTCCTGTTGTACCTTCAAGGTAGGGTTGCCAGGTATGATGGTACatccctttaattccagtactcaggaggcagaagcaggcatatgCCAATCTGGTCTGTATAAGGAGTTCTagagcagccagggcttcatagtgaaaccttgcctcaaaaaccaacagcaacaaaaaacaagaaaaaaggacTGAGTGAAATGCCAATGCCTCAGGCTGGCTCTGCGAGTTATGAAGGATgtccttgatcctcctgcttccacccccAAGTCCTGTTTTCTAGGAGAGTACCACCCTGCCTAGTTTATGTAGGCCACTGCTGGAGATTGAAGTGAGGGCCTCGTAAAAGAGTCCTAGGCAAGGACTCTTCCTACTCATCTAATCTCTGGCCCTGGATCTCGCATTTCtagctaattttaaaattaacatttaaaatcttcTGTAGAAAACACTagcaccttcccctccccctttttggtatttttgcttggtttttgtttttgagatgctATCTTGCTATGTTGccttggctgacctcaaactactTCTTAGCTTCTTAAGTATCTGTGGTCGCAGGTATGTACCAGTGCCCAGCTCTCAAGGGATTATTGCTTGGATATTTGCACAGAGTGTGGAATGGTAGATAGAATTTAATATTGCCCAGGACTGCTCCTATTTCTCTACCAGTCTTTTTTTGAGAGGTTTGAAAACTAGCCCATCTCTAGGATTTGACAGTAGAGGTGAAGGAAGGTAGGTAATGGTGTGAAGGTTTGTTCAAAGCCCTTCATATGCTAGATTTAAATTGTTGAGATGGCACATACCAGGGAGGAATGCAGGTTCAAGGCATCTGGACTTAAATATAAAGGTTTGGTTCTCTGTTTTTCTACTGTAAAGAGCTTAATTAAGCATGATGAATGTGATGCTTGGAAGTCATAtgctcctggattttttttttttaaatatggtctTTCTAGGTGTCACTGGATAtcctgaactcactttgtagatcaggcttgcctataacccagagatccttctgcctctgccttctgagtgttgggattaaaggtgtgagttaCCATACCCAGCCATTTTGGTCTTACTGTGTGGTGGAATAGTGTGGAGGATACTCTTTTATGTACTGAGAGTATATGACCTTGAAAATACCTgttaaaagggctggagagaaggctcagcagttccagaggccctgagttcaaatcccagcaaccacatggtggcttaaaaccatctgtaatgagatctgatgccctcttctggtgtgtctgaagacagctacagtgtacttaataaataaataaataaataaataaatgtttagaaaaagaaaatacatgttgaGAATTCTGCCTATGGTAGTTTTAGTTACTCCTGGGGCAGAAAGGGTTCATTAATACTATGtgttacattgttttaaaatatagatgaaatttcaaaatgaagaaatacttttgttttatgattcCAATTATGCTCTcgccctttcttttttaaaacaaacaaaccgaaACAGAAATTGATCTCAAAGAAGCACAAAGATTTTTTGCTCAAAAATTCTCCTGCGGTGCCTCAGTAACAGGGGAGGATGAGATCATCATTCAGGGAGACTTCACAGACGACATAATCGATGTCATTCAGGAAAAGTGGCCAGAGGTAAGTGCACAGGATGCATGTACCAATAGATGCAGGGTTTTAAAGcaagtctctttctttctttcttaatttatgCCACAATTCATGAAGTTCTTTACCTGTGTCTTATAGGTAGATGATGACAGCATTGAAGACCTTGGAGAAGTGAAGAAGTGATTCTGAAGTCATATGCTTCTgactgtgacctgagagttgaCACGGCCAGCGGAGGAGAGGCCTttcagaaatatatacatatgtacatatgtgtgtatatatatcctaCAGTAAAGCTGTAGACTCCTCGTCCTTGGCGTCCTCACTGTTCTGTACAAggctgcttggttggttggttggttggttggttttattttgttttgttttttaattgccaAAGTCTgaaaagtgagaaagagagagactgtcaTGCTTATGCATGAATCTGAATTTagtcaaataaaacattttggtCATTtggtactgattttttttctttttttaacttttcattttagaaaaacacTATAGATTGTACCTCCACTCAGTGTTGTCAGTGGTACCCAGAGCCTTGTGCGTGGTGGGCAAACACTGCCACTTTTTGTGGGAAGTGTATCTGTTAGGTTAGCTTACTAGCAGAAAGCCGAGCAAACTTTTCAAAAgaacttgtatttctttttcttactagAAGTGTGTCTCCTTGGTTGGTGAGAATCTAATGGACTTTTAATTGGATTAGATCCTTCATTAACAAAAGTCCACTTTGTTGATGTAACAACACAGGGCCCGTAGGTTTGCTCAAGCCATTTGGAGATTACTTGGTGAAGTGTGTTAAAAGCCTTAGAACCCAGCCTTAGAACCAGTACAATATATCTGAAAATGCCTTTTCTAAGAATATTAGGAACCTGTTTGGTGATGTTGACTAGGGTCAGATTGCAAATTTGTTTTAGACATTCATTCTTATTGTTAGGAGCAAAGCTAGAAATTCTTATTCTGGCTATAGACTGTGGGGGTTAAATTCTAACCAATTAAAAACGGCATCTTTCTGTTTTCAGTCTATAGTTTGGGAAGTAGCAATTAAACTAACTTATGGAGAACCTAGTCATTTTAGTGAATGAATTGGGTGAACTTGAACTTTGAAAATCAGGTGTTGCGTGTGAAagtcttttatcttttaaattgcCTTAGGTTTGGGAATGTATGTAGCTAGGCAGTAGAAGTGCTTACCTACTGTGTTTGTAGTGTCACAAACACAAGGTGTTAAAGATTCCTTCAAGAATGTAGAGCCCATGAAATCATCTTGCAAGAGCATCCTTCCTTGAATGAAAGGgtgctttttgtctgttttaaagtcttagaaaaaaatgtgtaataaaGATTCgaagttaaaaattaaattcttcaCTAACTGAATTTTGCTAAGTAGGAACATTTGGCAAAGCAAGTGCACTGGATATTCCAGCATGTGTTCTGATGGTATTTTCTTGGTGCTGTATGATTCCCCGTGTAGGTACTACACCCTAAGCATTCATGGAAAAGACACTTCAGTGTCCACAGACTATGCCTTCTTTGGGTACGATgcccacagaagctagaagaaCCTGTTAGGGGCTCCTgtagctggagttaaaggtagttgtgagctgcctgcttgCATGCTGGGAATGACACTTGGGGCCCTTTGCTAGAGGAGCAAGCACTGTTAACCGATATCTCTACTCCTAAAACAGTTGTTGAAAAAATGCACTTTCAGTCCTTATCCTTATCATCAGCAGATGTTACTGCTagaaaatgaagatttaaaaTTGCCCTTATTGATAATGTGACTTTTTTGCTTTCACTTGAAATTTAACATACCCCATAGTTTAAAGATTGACTTTAATTCTAATTGTCTAATCGTCACaatcttgttttttgaggcagggtttctcagtgtgcccctggctgtcttggaacttactctgtagaccaggctagccttgaactagaAACTCtgactcccaggtgctgggatttaaggtgtgacCAACGCCTGGCTAGTTGTTATTTaagtttgttatatttttattaggtgTGTACTTATGTGGTAACGCGTTTGCTTCCTGATGATGACATATAATTTTAagtttcttcatttattattttggtgtgagtgtgtgttcgcGTGCAACTttgaattctctccttccactgtggacTCCTAGGATAACTCTCCGGTGGTCAGGCCTGGATGAAAATCGCTCGTTTGTTGTGTGCATCTGCAATCCTAAAGCTGGGAACCAGGCAGAATGGCTGGATGTTCTGGCATAAGTGGTGGACCTGCCTCAAAGGTGATGGAAGGCcttccagagagactggaagttGCCCTCTCAACTGAGCACGGATGCAGGAATGCACAAACACACGGAAATGAGTCCCAGAGACCCCCTAGTCTCCATCTTTCCACCCCAGCCGCGGGATCCAGCTGTAATGTGGTAAATGTGATAACAGAATGCCACGGTTCTCATCACTATTGAgagcagatagatgatagattgactGGTGTCTCCAGTGATCTTGTTTAACCAGTACTTCTGAGAGCCTAGCCCGGCTCTTGAGACTAAATATCCAGAGGGAGGCAAACAGCAGACCCTCTAGTCCAGTTAAGGGAAGCCAGAGAGACCAAGGCAACCATGGCCACTGGGACCTAGAAACGGCTTCTAATTCACTTCGTCTTTCCCGCGGCGACGCTCCGGAGGACCTTTGACCCGCGGAAGCCTCCCAGCGTGGGAATGCGGGGTTTAAGTCCTCGAGCCGCGTGCACGGGCGCAAGTCTCGCGAGACCTGCGCGCGCGCGCGACGCCCTAGCGCGGCCGGGCGGTTTGGGTGCGCATGCGTAGCTCTGAGGGCGCGGCGTCCAGGGCTGTGCCTTTGCCCACGCCGCTGCGGCCATGCACCTCTGGCGTTTCTGAGCTGGCACGCCCCTGGCACCAACTCTCTCTGGGGGCGGGGGCATCACCCATGAACCCTTCGGCGATCTTATACCGGCGCCAGGTGAGCGCCGCTGCCCCAGGAGAGGGAGCGGAGAGGCCGCTGGGACCTAGCTGGGACCCGGCGAGGAGGCGCGAGCACCGGGCGCCGCTGTTGAACGTTGGCAGGGGCCTTGCCCTCCCTCGTGTATTTAACAGTAGCCTAGCGCGTGGACGGACTTAACTTCTCCTTGACAGCCTGGAAAGTGAATGTGTCCAAGGTTTGCAATTATGTGTCAGTGTAGGGTGCCAGGAACAATTTGTATGCTTGCTTTTATTACCTGCTTTACCTCCGCTGAGCTCCATGCCCGCCTGCTGCCATTCCTGTAGACTGGAATTCAGGTCTTGTGACTTGGAATTCCAAGTTCTTTTGTGTATTTAGGTGCTAGTAA from Mastomys coucha isolate ucsf_1 unplaced genomic scaffold, UCSF_Mcou_1 pScaffold22, whole genome shotgun sequence includes:
- the Denr gene encoding density-regulated protein, coding for MATDISESSGADCKGDTKNSAKLDADYPLRVLYCGVCSLPTEYCEYMPDVAKCRQWLEKNFPNEFAKLTVENSPKQETGITEGQGPVGEEEEKKKQKRGGRGQIKQKKKTVPQKVTIAKIPRAKKKYVTRVCGLATFEIDLKEAQRFFAQKFSCGASVTGEDEIIIQGDFTDDIIDVIQEKWPEVDDDSIEDLGEVKK